One genomic window of Halolamina sediminis includes the following:
- the gatB gene encoding Asp-tRNA(Asn)/Glu-tRNA(Gln) amidotransferase subunit GatB produces the protein MSQALADRELAAVIGLEVHVQLETDTKIFCRCSTDAADDEEPNSRTCPVCLGLPGALPVLNEAAVESAVKIGKALDADIPEETTFHRKNYFYPDLPKGFQLTQYDAPICADGELEVRVEGERRTIGVRRAHLEEDPGSIQHEGGNIDTADYTLVNYNRAGTPLMEIVTRPDFRSPAETREFLAKLEEVLEYLGVFDANRDGSLRVDANISLVPADAISEDGELDEDARDEANRTEVKNISSHKGAEQALAYEITRQKNAVKRGREVEQETRHWDESRGVTVSMRSKEAEKDYRYFREADLPPLQVSDWKEEIPIPELPDDRRERFREAYGLSEEAASKLTSRKSVADLYEQLAEEFEPDLAATWVADNLLGELNYRDMAVDDITDRLDEIEHVIRLVAEDELTAKNAEEVVLRRMLDEGESPETIIEDEDLGKASGGEVEQAVDEAIEENPDAVADYESGDDGALNFLVGQVMGKTGGSADPGQVNQLLREELDG, from the coding sequence ATGAGTCAGGCGCTCGCGGACCGGGAGCTCGCGGCCGTCATCGGGCTGGAGGTCCACGTCCAACTGGAGACCGACACGAAGATCTTCTGTCGCTGCTCGACCGACGCCGCCGACGACGAGGAGCCCAACAGCCGCACCTGCCCCGTCTGTCTGGGGCTGCCGGGCGCGCTGCCCGTGCTCAACGAGGCCGCCGTCGAGTCGGCGGTCAAGATCGGCAAGGCGCTCGACGCCGACATCCCCGAGGAGACGACGTTCCACCGGAAGAACTACTTCTACCCCGACCTGCCGAAGGGGTTCCAGCTCACGCAGTACGACGCGCCGATCTGTGCCGACGGCGAACTCGAAGTGCGCGTCGAGGGCGAGCGCCGCACCATCGGCGTCCGGCGCGCCCACCTCGAAGAGGATCCCGGGAGCATCCAGCACGAGGGGGGCAACATCGACACCGCCGACTACACGCTCGTCAACTACAACCGCGCGGGCACGCCGCTGATGGAGATCGTCACGCGGCCGGACTTCCGCTCGCCCGCCGAGACCCGCGAGTTCCTCGCGAAGCTGGAGGAGGTACTGGAGTATCTCGGCGTGTTCGACGCCAACCGCGACGGGAGCCTGCGCGTCGACGCCAACATCTCGCTGGTCCCGGCCGACGCGATCAGCGAGGACGGCGAACTCGACGAGGACGCACGGGACGAGGCCAACCGCACGGAGGTCAAGAACATCTCCAGCCACAAGGGCGCCGAGCAGGCGCTGGCCTACGAGATCACCCGGCAGAAAAACGCCGTCAAGCGCGGCCGGGAGGTCGAACAGGAGACCCGTCACTGGGACGAGAGCCGCGGCGTGACCGTCTCGATGCGCTCGAAGGAGGCGGAGAAGGACTACCGCTACTTCCGCGAGGCCGATCTGCCGCCCCTCCAAGTCTCCGACTGGAAGGAGGAGATCCCGATCCCCGAACTGCCCGACGACCGCCGCGAGCGCTTCCGCGAGGCGTACGGGCTGAGCGAGGAGGCCGCCTCGAAGCTCACCTCCCGGAAGTCGGTCGCGGACCTGTACGAGCAGCTCGCCGAGGAGTTCGAGCCCGACCTCGCGGCCACGTGGGTCGCGGACAACCTCCTCGGCGAACTCAACTACCGCGACATGGCCGTCGACGACATCACGGACCGCCTCGACGAGATCGAGCACGTGATCCGCCTCGTGGCTGAGGACGAACTCACCGCGAAGAACGCCGAGGAAGTCGTGCTCCGCCGAATGCTCGACGAGGGCGAGAGCCCGGAGACGATCATCGAGGACGAGGATCTCGGGAAGGCAAGTGGCGGCGAGGTCGAGCAGGCCGTCGACGAAGCGATCGAAGAGAACCCCGACGCCGTCGCGGACTACGAGTCCGGCGACGACGGCGCGCTGAACTTCCTCGTCGGGCAGGTAATGGGGAAGACCGGCGGCTCCGCGGACCCGGGACAGGTGAACCAGCTCCTGCGCGAGGAGCTGGACGGCTGA